A window from Urocitellus parryii isolate mUroPar1 chromosome 1, mUroPar1.hap1, whole genome shotgun sequence encodes these proteins:
- the Kcne4 gene encoding potassium voltage-gated channel subfamily E member 4: MLKMETLNSTHPSTAASSSPLESHVPSSGSGNGNEYFYILVVMSFYGVFLIGIMLGYMKSKRREKKSSLLLLYKDEERLWGEAMKPLPMVSGLRSVQVPMMLNMLQESVAPALSCTLCSMEGDSVSSESSSPDVHLTIQEEGADDELEETSETPLNESSEGSSENIHQNS; encoded by the coding sequence ATGCTGAAGATGGAGACTCTGAACAGCACACACCCCAGCACCGCAGCCTCCAGCAGCCCCCTGGAGTCCCATGTGCCCAGCAGTGGCAGCGGCAACGGCAATGAATATTTCTACATTCTGGTTGTCATGTCCTTCTACGGCGTTTTTTTGATTGGAATCATGCTGGGTTACATGAAATCCAAGAGGCGAGAGAAGAAGTCCAGCCTCCTGCTGCTGTACAAAGATGAAGAGAGGCTCTGGGGAGAGGCCATGAAGCCGCTGCCCATGGTTTCAGGCCTGAGGTCAGTGCAGGTGCCCATGATGCTGAACATGCTGCAAGAGAGTGTGGCCCCTGCGCTGTCCTGCACCCTCTGCTCCATGGAAGGGGACAGCGTGAGCTCCGAGTCTTCTTCCCCAGATGTGCATCTCACCATCCAGGAGGAGGGGGCAGACGACGAGCTGGAGGAGACTTCAGAGACGCCTCTCAACGAAAGCAGCGAAGGGTCCTCTGAGAACATCCATCAGAATTCCTAG